In Phragmitibacter flavus, one DNA window encodes the following:
- a CDS encoding M23 family metallopeptidase: MHRCLLLCLLALSLSNQSVHAQQPNPTPMALVLPTDNDGLLRSDEPGFYMFVDRNFEKQTSTPWEGGQYGYVRGPVRLGSKVVLMAFHEGLDIAPLKRDANGTPLDQVRSISHGEVVHVSDQPGASNYGRYVVIRHDWTDGAFYSLYAHLARVDVQPGRPVLPGTPIGILGYSGVGLDKRRSHLHLELNLFLSSRFNEWHEKNFRPSPNAHGLYNGLNLAGMDLARLYLERQKNPTLSVSQFVRTQEPEWKVIVPRRNTTLELLQNYPWLGEDTARPSPSWEISLSGSGLPLHIRPVDQSVTQPQVSWVKDTGIPHVYHTRKHVSGSGGKGTLTASGIRHVELITSDFLIAAPK; the protein is encoded by the coding sequence ATGCATCGTTGCCTCCTCCTCTGCCTGCTGGCGTTGTCATTGTCAAACCAGTCCGTTCACGCCCAACAGCCCAACCCAACTCCCATGGCCCTTGTCCTACCAACGGACAACGATGGCCTGCTGCGCAGCGACGAACCGGGATTCTACATGTTCGTCGACCGTAACTTCGAAAAACAAACCTCCACCCCGTGGGAAGGCGGACAATACGGCTACGTTCGCGGTCCGGTCCGACTCGGTTCCAAAGTGGTCCTCATGGCCTTCCATGAAGGACTCGACATCGCCCCGCTCAAGCGCGATGCCAACGGCACCCCCCTCGACCAAGTGCGCAGCATCTCCCACGGCGAAGTCGTCCACGTCAGCGATCAGCCCGGCGCCAGCAACTACGGACGTTATGTCGTCATCCGTCACGACTGGACCGATGGCGCCTTCTACTCCCTCTACGCCCACCTCGCCCGCGTCGACGTTCAACCCGGTCGCCCCGTCCTCCCCGGCACGCCCATCGGCATCCTCGGCTACAGCGGGGTTGGACTCGACAAACGCCGCTCCCACCTCCACCTCGAGCTCAACCTGTTCCTCAGCAGCCGCTTCAACGAATGGCACGAAAAAAACTTCCGTCCCAGCCCCAACGCCCACGGCCTTTACAACGGGCTCAACCTCGCCGGCATGGACCTCGCCCGCCTCTATCTTGAGCGTCAGAAAAACCCCACCCTAAGCGTCTCCCAATTCGTTCGCACCCAAGAGCCCGAGTGGAAGGTCATCGTCCCGCGACGCAACACCACCCTCGAACTCCTGCAAAACTACCCTTGGCTCGGCGAAGACACCGCCCGCCCCTCGCCCTCGTGGGAAATCAGCCTCAGCGGCTCCGGCCTTCCCCTCCACATCCGCCCCGTCGACCAGTCCGTCACCCAGCCCCAGGTTAGCTGGGTAAAAGACACCGGCATCCCTCACGTTTATCATACCCGCAAACACGTCAGCGGCAGCGGCGGCAAAGGCACCCTAACCGCCAGCGGCATCCGTCATGTCGAACTCATCACCAGCGACTTCCTCATCGCCGCCCCGAAGTAG
- a CDS encoding ROK family protein — protein sequence MKNDLIAAIEAGGTKFNCAIGTGPDDIRLSTRIETTTPMETMREVIAFFDHGARQVGKFNALGIGAFGPLDLNKNSDTYGYITTTPKEGWKYTDLLGSLRDVFHVPMAIDTDVNAAALGEYTWGNGRQCDPLIYITVGTGVGGGVLINGKPLHGAMHPEIGHLFIPAIMSDAPEPDGVCPFHGSCVEGLLSGPAIAARWGAPAENFPAEHECWGEFSTLMALALANLTLTLSPQRIILGGGVMHQTQLFPMIQEELQRVLNGYLQTYELMEGVRDYVVPPGLGDQAGILGAMAMAQQLL from the coding sequence ATGAAAAACGATTTAATCGCCGCCATTGAAGCGGGCGGAACCAAGTTCAATTGCGCAATTGGAACGGGTCCGGATGACATCCGCCTGAGCACGCGCATCGAAACCACTACACCGATGGAGACGATGCGGGAGGTGATTGCGTTTTTTGACCATGGGGCGCGTCAGGTTGGCAAATTCAACGCGCTCGGCATCGGTGCCTTTGGGCCTTTGGATCTGAACAAGAACAGCGACACCTACGGCTACATCACGACGACGCCGAAAGAGGGGTGGAAGTATACGGATTTATTGGGATCGTTGCGGGATGTGTTTCATGTGCCGATGGCGATTGATACGGATGTGAATGCGGCGGCGCTGGGCGAATATACCTGGGGCAATGGGCGGCAGTGTGATCCGTTGATCTACATCACGGTGGGCACGGGCGTGGGTGGCGGGGTTTTGATCAATGGCAAGCCTTTGCATGGCGCGATGCATCCGGAGATCGGGCATTTGTTCATTCCGGCGATCATGTCGGATGCGCCGGAACCGGACGGCGTTTGCCCTTTTCATGGCAGCTGTGTGGAAGGTTTGTTGAGTGGTCCGGCCATTGCGGCGCGATGGGGGGCACCGGCGGAGAATTTTCCGGCTGAGCACGAGTGCTGGGGCGAGTTTTCCACCTTGATGGCGCTGGCGCTGGCGAATTTGACGCTGACGTTGTCGCCGCAGCGGATTATTCTCGGTGGCGGAGTGATGCATCAAACGCAGTTGTTTCCGATGATCCAGGAGGAGTTGCAGCGGGTGCTGAACGGGTATTTGCAGACCTATGAACTGATGGAGGGGGTTAGGGATTATGTAGTGCCTCCGGGTTTGGGGGATCAAGCAGGGATTTTGGGGGCAATGGCGATGGCGCAGCAGTTGTTGTGA
- the metF gene encoding methylenetetrahydrofolate reductase [NAD(P)H], with protein sequence MHVQDIFATQRPTFSFEFFPPKTEAASLALYETISELEAYKPAFVSVTYGAGGTTRELTHDLVVRINQSTTLDAVPHLTCVCHGDSDIEAILERYAEAGVSNILALGGDPPKNLEGYVRANDAFQHAADLVKFIRNFKGHSDSRGFGIGVAGFPEGHPGTPNRLMEMDYLKAKVDAGADYICTQLFFDNRDFFDFRDRCHLAGIHVPIIAGIMPVTSASGMQRMAELAAGARYPAKLLKAIARCGKDEDAVQRVGVHYATEQCADLLDNGVDGIHFYTLNKSGATRDIYASLGLKDSHSLQAV encoded by the coding sequence ATGCACGTTCAGGATATTTTTGCCACCCAACGCCCGACTTTTTCCTTTGAGTTTTTTCCGCCGAAAACGGAAGCGGCTTCACTGGCGTTGTATGAGACGATCAGTGAACTGGAGGCTTACAAGCCGGCATTTGTGAGTGTCACTTATGGCGCGGGTGGAACGACGCGCGAACTGACGCATGATCTGGTGGTGCGCATCAATCAGTCGACCACGCTGGATGCGGTGCCGCACTTGACCTGTGTGTGTCATGGCGATTCGGACATCGAGGCGATTTTGGAGCGATATGCGGAGGCGGGCGTGAGCAACATTTTGGCGCTCGGGGGTGATCCGCCGAAGAATTTGGAGGGGTATGTGCGGGCGAACGATGCTTTTCAGCACGCGGCGGATCTGGTGAAGTTCATCCGCAATTTTAAGGGGCATTCCGACAGCCGTGGGTTTGGGATTGGGGTGGCGGGATTTCCTGAGGGACATCCGGGGACGCCGAACCGCTTGATGGAGATGGACTATCTGAAGGCAAAGGTCGACGCGGGAGCGGACTACATTTGCACGCAATTGTTTTTTGATAACCGCGACTTTTTTGATTTCCGGGATCGGTGTCATCTGGCGGGCATTCATGTGCCGATCATTGCCGGGATCATGCCGGTGACGAGTGCCTCCGGGATGCAGCGCATGGCGGAACTGGCGGCGGGTGCGCGGTATCCCGCCAAGCTGCTGAAGGCGATTGCACGTTGTGGCAAGGATGAGGATGCGGTGCAGCGGGTTGGCGTGCATTACGCGACGGAGCAATGTGCGGATTTGCTCGACAACGGTGTCGACGGCATTCATTTTTATACGCTTAACAAAAGCGGTGCCACCCGTGACATCTATGCGAGCCTTGGTTTGAAGGATTCGCATTCGTTGCAGGCGGTCTAA